The Streptomyces cyaneogriseus subsp. noncyanogenus region GACCGGGCGGCCCTGGCCCCAGTCCTTGTAGAAGATGTCGGTTCCGTCGCGGATGGTGCACACCGGCATGGTCGGGTCCCTTCGGTGACGGGTTAGGGCTTGCTCCGGCGGTAGCGGGCCGGGAGGCGGTGGGCGGGAGGGGTTCGGGCGAAGGCATCGGCGACGCGGCTGCCGGTCGTGGCGTCGATGTCCTTCCCGTACTGGAAGGCCGCTCGCGTACGGCGGCGGACACTCCGTTGCGCAGGTGGCGGGTGACGTTGCCTACGAGCCGGTCGCGCCGGGTGTCGTCCATGACCTCGCGGACCGGATGGCCGGGCCGGGAGAAGTCGTCGTCCGCGGTGCCGGGTGCAGGCGGCGCGGGGTCCTCGTCGACGCTCGGGCCGCCGTAGCTCTTAGATCAGGTGCTCCACACCCTGGTCGGACTTGGAGTGGTACTTGACCCAGGCCCGCTCCCGCTCAACCTCCCTTCCACTATCCGGGCTCGGCACCAGGGTGGCAATCCGGGCATTCCACGCGTGCGGCTCGGATGCCGGGCATGGACGGGGCCGTTTCCTCAGCAGCGGCACCCTGCGGGCGGGGAGCGACTGACGAACGGCAGGGCCGGTGGCATGAACCGGCGTGTGAAGGCTCGAACCGGTTCACGCCGGTTGTCACTCCGACAGCAGGCCCCGACCACCCGAACGGGCGCGTGCGCCGGGCGATGGTCGATCCCGGGTGGGACCGCCCCGCGGGCCGCGGCGCCGCACCCCGGGCCTGCGGCGTGCGGAGGTCCCGGCCTGCCCGCGCCCGCAGCCTGTTGCCAGGTACTCCCGCTACCAGGACCAGGACACTCTGGTACCCCTCTGAGCGGCACCGCAGCCTCGTGTCCGTGACCCACACCATCACTGCGCACAGCGGCCGCTCCGGCGGCCCGGCCGCGCCCCCGGTCCTCGGCGGCCTCGGCCTGTTCACGGTTCTGCTCGGCGCGGCCCTGCCCCTCGTCGACTTCTTCATCGTCAATGTCGCCCTGCCCGCCATCGGCACCGCCCTCTCGGCGAGCGAGGCCGTCCTGGAGCTCGTGGTCGCCGGGTACGGGGTGTCGTACGCCGTCCTGCTCGTCCTCGGCGGTCGGCTCGGTGACCTGTTCGGCCGGCGGCGGCTCTTCCTGGGCGGCATGGCGGCCTTCGGGCTGACCTCGCTGGCGTGCGGACTGGCGCCCGACGCCTGGACGCTGGTCGCGGCACGCGTCGCACAGGGCGCGTCGTCCGCCGCGATGCTGCCGCAGGTCCTCGCCACCATCCAGGCGACCACGTCCGGCCCCCGGCGCGCGAGGGCCATGGGCCTGTACGGGGCGACGGCCGGCCTGGCGATGGTGGCCGGGCAGGTCCTGGGCGGCGTACTGGTGGCCGCGGACCTCGCGGGCACCGGCTGGCGCTCCGTCTTCCTGGTGAACGTGCCGGTGGTGCTGGTGGGCCTGGTGGCCGCCGCCCGCGCGGTGCCGGAGACCCGCTCCCCGCGCCCGGAGCCGGTCGACGGCCCCGGCACGGTCCTGCTGGCCGCCGCGCTGCTGACGCTGCTGGTGCCGCTGACCGAGGGCCGGGCGGCGGGCTGGCCGCTGTGGACGTGGCTGTCCCTGGCCGCGTTCTGCCCGATCGCGGTGGCGTTCTACGCCGTGGAGCGGGCGGCGGACCGCAAGGGCCGTACGCCGCTGGTGCCGCCCAGCCTGTTCGCGCTGCCGTCCTTCCGGCGCGGCCTGCTGCTGATCGTGCCGTTCTCGGCCGGCTTCAGCGGGTTCATGTTCGTGATCGCGGTGGCGTTGCAGCGGGGCGCGGGCCTCGGCCCGGTCGCCGCGGGGCTGGCGCTGGCCCCGCTGGCGGTGGTGTTCTTCGCCTTCTCGCTGGCGGGCCCGCGGCTGGTCGCCCGGTACGGGACCCGCGTGGTGCCGGCGGGAGCGGTGCTCCAGGGGGCGGGCCTGGTGCTGATGGCGCTGGCCGCCTGGCGTTCCTGGCCGGACCTCGGCGTCCTCGCACTGCTGCCCGGCGGCGCGCTCGCGGGCGCCGGCCAGGCGCTCCAGCTCCCGGTGGTCTTCCGGGTCGTCCTGTCGGAGGTGCCGCCCGCCCGCGCGGGCGTCGGCGGCGGCGTCATGACCACCGTCCAGCAGGCGTCCCTGGCCCTGGGCGTGGCCACCCTCGGCAGCCTGTTCCTCTCCCTGACCCCCGGCCTCGGCATGCGCGACGCCCTCCTGACGGCCCTGGTC contains the following coding sequences:
- a CDS encoding MFS transporter yields the protein MTHTITAHSGRSGGPAAPPVLGGLGLFTVLLGAALPLVDFFIVNVALPAIGTALSASEAVLELVVAGYGVSYAVLLVLGGRLGDLFGRRRLFLGGMAAFGLTSLACGLAPDAWTLVAARVAQGASSAAMLPQVLATIQATTSGPRRARAMGLYGATAGLAMVAGQVLGGVLVAADLAGTGWRSVFLVNVPVVLVGLVAAARAVPETRSPRPEPVDGPGTVLLAAALLTLLVPLTEGRAAGWPLWTWLSLAAFCPIAVAFYAVERAADRKGRTPLVPPSLFALPSFRRGLLLIVPFSAGFSGFMFVIAVALQRGAGLGPVAAGLALAPLAVVFFAFSLAGPRLVARYGTRVVPAGAVLQGAGLVLMALAAWRSWPDLGVLALLPGGALAGAGQALQLPVVFRVVLSEVPPARAGVGGGVMTTVQQASLALGVATLGSLFLSLTPGLGMRDALLTALVTQLAAVTLTFLLSLRLPRTVS